The nucleotide window TCTTATATAAATGACAGATTGGGTatactattttttgtttttttttatcaaagattgGATAATACTATCTAACTATTGGAGATATGTTACCTATATGaattagaaatattttggataagTTCTAAATAGCTTTATATAAGATCTATCATATTTAAACTTTCTTCATTTGTAAATTTTCAATACTAAattgtatatatgtttaatgtaactTACAAATTAGTAATCATTTTGATAAGTTCTAAATAGTTTTAGGTAAaattaaacataattaaatCCACAAACGaggaaaatttaaaataaagtaaaaaatttcAAGCATATTCAAACCCCACAACgaaaatgatgaaaatgcaAAACGGCGTATAAAGAAGAACTCAATCACGATTCACGATCAACGGTGAAATCCCTCTAAAACCCGATTGATGATGATGCATTAAAAAGCTGCCagacttttataaaaaaatatatcttatatgtGTGTATGAAAACTTATCATGTACACATTATTCAACACCCTAGTTACAATAAAAGTCTTTTCAACCAGTGAGATAACTTGTTTAACACACATAAGTCTTTTCCAAGCACCCAAAATCTCAAACATAAGTGACCCACCAAGAATCGTAAGTTTCAAtggctctatgaaccataaaaattttagaatcaaaatcttgggtttttttggatgaatatggagagaaagtgaaagagatgttgtttttagttcataagaattaagaaagaaagagtgtaaatcgatttttaggtgcattaagagcttcaaattggttgttcatggtggttggtgtattgatAGAAATGACAATATTGTGAATACTTGAGGAAAATGAGGGTGATAGAGTAAAATATgcaatttcaaaagaaaaaaaaagtgatggtATTTTCGTGAATAATCTGAACTTTGGGGATGAAAGAGGCAAGTcaaaattctataaaaaaacatgggttagttttgtgtttgacttcaagttttgagtcatatttgcaaAAACCCCGTTTATAAATTATAGTAAttactttattttaatataaaattttatgaaaacaAGCAATGTGAACATTAGTATTCTTACATCATGATacttaacttatattattagTTAGTCAGTTTACACGTTTACGGTTtaccaattatatatatatatagtatattgtTATAATTGGTAAACCATAATCGTATAGGCCGACTAACTAATAACTTACGCGTCGGATAGGCGTTAGGCGTTGAATCACCGTTTTCTTAGGGCCTAATGATTTCTTGAACACTAGACTAAATTTTACACTTaacaaatgtttatttgaattgattataaaatttatatagcataataatacatatatttattaaatcattGAATACTGAAAACTATAAGTGATTAATATTGCCTTCAATCTTTTTGATCGCACATATCTGAACATGAATTCACACTGTTTATTGCCTTCTTCACATCGATCTATTTTTCTGCTCATTACCCACAACAACAAAACCACaaagatataaatatatgttaggaaaaaattgtatatgctgaatgaatataaatataaatttatataaaatttacgaTTATTGCCAAAACTTACTCGGATCTTAAGCAGAAATACAATGAATATTAACACATTTGATTCGCATTGTTTCCCACATTCCTTAGTACGTTTACCAAAACATTCAAATGAATCTGGTACGAATGGACCACTGATACATATGttaaaacaaatattgaaaCGAGTTCATGCATGTACCCCAGACGCAGAATACAAGGACGAACAGTCTGGCACGCAATGTCCAAAAACAATCATTTTTCGTCGTCCACATGCGTTCAGAGTTATCAGTTTGGTTTGCAAAATCTTAGTCGAGTCTGCTTGtttttgacaacaaaaaaaaatcgaaacattctcaataaaaatttagattagtATAGTTATTCATTTTGTGGgtatattgagttacatatatttttttaactgaagtataattatttttattttaattaaaccaaatcaaattaaTATCATCTGTTGCATTAGTTTGGTtccttatatataataatattttcttaaaaatgtatacatgtggttttgtcaaaattgtttttttttttaaataaagagaTGATCAGTAggaagttttataaatatactaatctgctaaaattttaaacctcatgaacatatatcaacaaataaagtaattaaatattttgtaatttctaAGTAAGTTTATACCTTGTAggtacaaaatataaatataaaattttatttaaaataatttaaatacaaTTTGGTTAGTTTTTAATGGGAAATTTGCCAAATAACCTAATTACTGATTTGAAATGCAAAAGTATACCTCATATTttatcaaatgcaaaactaacttaAAGATgtgaaaaattattattttccttttatgacaaataaaaaaaatcagattttttaCTCTTTAGCTAGGACAGCGAGGTCTTTCTATAGAGAGgtttgttttattggttgttctattccggtctatTTATCcggaccacctcaagtttgaatAATTGAATAGCTATTCGTTGTCgaaaaaagacaaataaaaaattgGGCTAACGTGACGTTTTACTGAtgcatataaatttaatatactttcagaattaatattttgatgaCGATTTCTTTAGAgtgtttaaacataaaataaaaaccaatACACAATTTTTTGCTTAACATTAAGTTTATCTGGTGCATGATTAAAACGAAAATAAGATAATTCCCGGCGTTTAATCAAAGTCTAAAACTAAAAGGACTATCCATGAATGAAAAGTCAAATAATTGCGAAATATTTGAAAGGAAAGCTAGGAAAAAGCAAATACGGTTTGCCAATACTTTGCAGTTTGCAACGTCATGTTGGATCCAGAAGTTTACATTCCCAATAGCGAACAAGATAAAGTAATAAAACATAAGATATCAAGTCTTCAACACTAATTCATGATCCAGATGaacaaacatatttatatatcatataatatataacgaaagagaaatatataataataagatgtgatcaattaaaataaaccaacaAACAATCCAGATCCAATCTAACTTCGCAGCTTCAAGATTCCAACTCAGAAGCAAGCCTCCAAGACACAGCAACAGCACATAGCAGCTAGACTGCAAAAGCATCACAAAAGctcatatattcaaaaatcatCGTATACTGCTACAAGCAAGTAGAAATATGCATCTACAGAACACACAGTTTCAATTTTCTATAGACTTGCAATGTAAAatcaaatgaaatttaaaaaaaaaaagacaaccaCTCAATCAGATTAAAAGCATTTACCATTTAATTAGATTACATTAACCCACAAAACAAACTATTAACCAGAACGAGACATGCCACatcttttttattcttaaaatttttaaatcatggTAGTATCATTCAATCAAAGTAtgaattccacgtaggacataCAATTGCAGATAGTATACTAGTTTGAATGGAGCAGTGACTTACCATCCTTCAATCATACCAGGACCCGACTTTCCTTGTTGTTGCTGAGGAGGAGGATATCCTTGCTGAGGATATCCCTGCGGCGGAGGATAACCTTGCTGAGGATATCCTGGAGCCGGAGGGTAACCTATTCAGATTCACATGAATATTTATGAAACAGATCCATATCAGTAGAACGAATATGAGTCAACAAGATTCAACagtatttttaatcaatatttGAAAACTACTTTGATACTCAAATCTAAACAGAAACGAAAAGAAGTAAGATTAAGAATCAAAACATGGGAAGGTACCTTGAGGAGGAGGAACACCAATTGGAGGTtgactcatcttcttcttcgttcacTACCTTTCTCGTCGATCAAAGGTAACAGAAAAGTTGTGTCGAGAGAGAAGGGAAAGCGTGTCTTATTTGTACGCCGAGTTTGGTTACGTACTAGGTTAATATTGAAATAAGAATGTTCTAACGGTTGTCCTATCAAAGACAGCCACGTTCAAATGTTATCCTGGaaagatttttaaaagttttggtAAGGGGGTATTTCTGgatataaacaataaaatataatttgtgaATTTATagaatgcaatttttttttctttgactaCTCAATTTAGTGATGAACATTAATTAGGAAACTTACAAAGAATAAGAACTTTTGGGGTGAAAATCTAgagtaaaaggaaaaaaatcaatatttgaaGTAATAATATATTCGACAAAATCTTcttattttagaagaaaatattatagattgttaaaatatatatctatcttattaaaactcaagtacaaaatagatttgtttggaaacatgtatagcaatttttttaaaaagtttgtttggaaacataaattacagttttttttttaaatattgtttggaaacatggattgcagtttaaaaaaaaaaggtttgtttggaaacatagattataattaaaaaaataagtttgtttggaaacatgaataacaATATATTAAGAGAAATCAAAGTAATGAGCTtacatttttaagaaaacttGGAAGTCCATTATATTATGAGAAACTATCTATCTGGTACctattcgggttcggtttaggtatgtttgggtttcgggtttccggggtcaaagatttcagcgtcattctaatatttctaaattttagttCGGGTTCGCTTCGGATTTTTGCGGGTTCGGTTCGAgttcggataacccatttaaattacttttaaaattttaaaattcattatatatttatatattttaaatttctcaaaaaaatataaacaaaataatatattaaatataaatttgattaacatatgtcataatacctAAACTcaacatataattattttagttcaaatatttggatagataatcaataattattttaagtatttttggtgttttaagtatacttttactattttatatatttactattggttatttgtatatattttcaagtatttaaaccagcttaaaagtatcatatatattctatatgtttttatatatattaaatctaaaaataattaatatagatAAGCAGATAAATCTATTTCAGATACATTCGGGTATTCGGAATACTTCTATTCGGATCGGATTTGGTTTCGGCTctccaaaaaccaaaatttgaataattcggaCATTTAAACCAAAATCTTAAAACGATGAAAATGCAAAACGGCATATAAAGAAGAACTAATCACGATTCACGATCAACGGTGAAATCCCCCTAAAACCCGATCGATGATGATGCATCAAAAACTGTcagacttaaaaaaaaagatttgtcttATATGTGTGTGTCTGAAACCTTATCATGTACACATTATTCTACAACCTAGTTACGATAAAGATGATGAAGATAAGTTTGATAAAATTCCAATGCCAAATATGTCGATGATGATGAGAATCATGAAATGGACATTTTGCCTCAAATCGTGATCATGTGGGAACAAGATTATTGTGAGCGAATGTGTGTATTCTGCAGTAAAACCATGATCACGGATTACTTTAAGAAGATATCTTTTTACTGAGAAACATACATTGAAAAATAAGATGACTAAATTTTAAGAGGCATTTGAGCTATAGCAGGAGAACAATATAACCATTAAGCATGACTTGAATTGAATGAAACACATAATAAATTTCTATATGTTAAACAACAGATGTGCGGAATTATACAATTACTATATGGAAATGAGAATACAACTATCTAGAAAATATAAGTGGTCTAAAAATTGTTTTAGGCGTTAGACTCTCTAGACTAGAACCATagagtttttttataaaacgccTAGGTAATTATAATAGggtaataataaataataaataacttagtgtttataaattgtagtaattattactttattttaatatacaatttgataaaaacaagTAATATGAACATTAGTATTCATAAATCATGATACTTAATCTATTATTAGTTAGTGAGTCTACACGTTTACGGtttatcaattatatatatatatatatatatatatatatatatatatatatatagtgtattGTTATAATTGTTAAACCGTAATCGTGTAGGCCGACTAACTAATAATTTACTCATCGGATAGGTGTTAGGCGTTGAATCACTATTCGCTTAACGCCTAATGATTTCTTGAACACTAGACTAAATTGTAGAATAaacaaatgtttatttgaattttgattataaaattgatataacagaataatatatatatatatatatttatttatttattaaatcatCAAATACTGCAAAATATGAGTGATTAATAGTGTCTTCAATCTTTTTGATCGAACATATCTGAACATGAATGAATTCACACAGTCTTTTGCCTTCTTCACATCTATCTATTTTCTTCTTATCGCACACAaccacaaaaatataaatagatgttaggaaaaaatgtatatgctgaatgaatataaatataaatttatataaaatttacaattattGCCAAAACTTACTCGGATCTTAAGCTGAAATACAACGAATATTAACACATTCAATTCACATTGTTTCCCACATTACTTAGAATGTTTACCAAAACATCCGAATGAATCTGGTTCGAATGGACCACTGATACGTATgttaacaaaaatattgaaacGAGTTCATGCATGTACCCGAGACGCAGAATATAAGGATGGACAGTCTGGCACACAATGTCCGGAAACAATTGTATACCTCATAtttaatcaaatgcaaaactaatttaaaaaggTGAAAACTTATTATTTACCCTTtgtgacaaaacaaaaaaatcaggaATTATTTTACGATTCTGACTTTCGCAAGAATATCTGGTCATCTGCAAATCCTATTGTATAATCCAAAAAGTATATACAGTATAACCTCCATAAATTATTAAAGTTGGtactttaaaaatttattaatttatagagatattaatttaaaaaagttttttatttaaatttcttattttaagatatatttatttaagataagaaaaatatttgatttttgtgcatagacattaattgttattttttttaaatctgacatttatattaattttattatattatttggtgtatataatatatattgtatagaacttaaatgtgattttagatataatattactaaatataatcaaaaatatatgaagtgttaagaaaaagtaaatataatttcattgttaatataaaacaaacaatatagtaataggttcttacttatataaaatatgtatacatatgaaCTATCAATACATATaaactattaatttatatatttacatagaattttctaaaaaaattatcttattattttattgatttctgTCAAATTATaagtttattaattttcttGTCTCATTATTTCTTATTATTGTTACATGTTTCCCACTTTTTGGAATCTTTATTAATACAAGCCCTCAAATTCCATTCAGCTCATATATATCACTATAATAAAGTGTCTTCAAGGATATTAATTAGTCGAAATTGACACCATACTTGGGCTGTTGATTGGGAAGAAACATtccaaagaacttttcaaactCAGGACTCTTCTGATTCTCATCGAACATACCGAATATATAAGTTTCGATAGGTCTCCCTTGTCTTCTAGGAGATCCACTCTTCACAGTTTGTATCAAATTGTTCACATAAGTCCTTGCATTATCCACATTTGTCGCGGTTCCTCCAGCTGTCGGCCAACCACTCTCCGAGACCACGATCTCCACCGATCCTCCTCCTGTTTTCTCCAATGCCGCATAAACAGTGTCTACGAGTGCGTGGAAGAGGTTTCGGTATGCGTTTGACCCATCATTGACTACAGTGGACGGTGAAGTGAACAGAGCATAGTCCAAACGGATGTCTCTCATGTTGTTGATGTAGCTGAAGTAAGGGTAGACATTCACGAGTAGAGGAGATTGCTTGCTCACCAAGAAAGTTATCACGGGAGCGATAAAGTTCCTAAATTCAGGTGTGAATGTCCCACTCGAAGGCGGAAACCCACTAATGCCTCGGGTGTCTATAGCCGTGGAGACCTTGATCCCGAGGCCTGAAACCGCTCTATCGATGTTCTGCATGGCGGGGAGGACGAACCTCGAGGTTGGGTCCGAGGGTTGCACCTCGTTCCCGACCGAGATGTAACGGAACCTTACACCGTTGAAGTTGCGGACGTTGTTGCGGACCCACGTGTCAGCTTCCGCTTGGCTGGAGGCGATACGTTGGAGATCAGGGTTGGGAACATCGAGCAGAAGGTCGATGTTAGAGCCTCGCAGAGCGGAGAGAACCTCTTGGTTAGGATCGTAAAGCCGCATGCGACGGATGTTACGGTTCCGGTAA belongs to Brassica rapa cultivar Chiifu-401-42 chromosome A07, CAAS_Brap_v3.01, whole genome shotgun sequence and includes:
- the LOC103830091 gene encoding probable glucan endo-1,3-beta-glucosidase BG3, producing MKMSSDQSRFLASLPLLLLLLSFLMASFFHTAAAQIGVCYGRIGNNLPRPADAVALYRNRNIRRMRLYDPNQEVLSALRGSNIDLLLDVPNPDLQRIASSQAEADTWVRNNVRNFNGVRFRYISVGNEVQPSDPTSRFVLPAMQNIDRAVSGLGIKVSTAIDTRGISGFPPSSGTFTPEFRNFIAPVITFLVSKQSPLLVNVYPYFSYINNMRDIRLDYALFTSPSTVVNDGSNAYRNLFHALVDTVYAALEKTGGGSVEIVVSESGWPTAGGTATNVDNARTYVNNLIQTVKSGSPRRQGRPIETYIFGMFDENQKSPEFEKFFGMFLPNQQPKYGVNFD